Proteins encoded in a region of the Raphanus sativus cultivar WK10039 chromosome 8, ASM80110v3, whole genome shotgun sequence genome:
- the LOC130498305 gene encoding uncharacterized protein LOC130498305, giving the protein MGNSLRCCLACVLPCGALDLIRIVHLNGHVDEITRSITAGEILQANPNHVLSKPCSQGVVRKILILSPESELKRGSIYFLIPDSSLPEKKRRRKDAHRSNKTLNKNPSADLREVKHGDDQCVKLSEKYLEEVASSTSNGKEHRHRRRHSRSASVSSWRPHLDSITEDLN; this is encoded by the coding sequence ATGGGAAACAGTCTAAGGTGTTGTCTAGCTTGTGTTCTTCCATGTGGAGCGCTAGACTTGATCAGGATCGTCCATCTAAACGGCCACGTTGATGAGATCACACGGTCAATAACCGCCGGAGAGATCCTCCAAGCAAACCCAAACCATGTCCTAAGCAAACCATGTTCTCAAGGAGTTGTCCGCAAGATCTTGATCTTGTCCCCTGAATCCGAGCTCAAGCGAGGAAGTATCTATTTTCTCATCCCTGATTCTTCCTTGCCtgagaagaaaagaaggagaAAAGACGCTCACCGTTCGAACAAGACTCTCAACAAAAACCCTAGCGCTGACCTCCGAGAAGTTAAACATGGTGATGATCAATGTGTAAAACTGAGTGAGAAGTACTTAGAAGAAGTTGCGTCGTCGACGTCAAATGGTAAAGAACACCGTCATCGCCGGCGGCACAGCAGATCGGCGTCGGTATCCTCGTGGCGGCCTCACCTTGACAGTATCACAGAGGATCTTAATTAA